One window of the Sphaerochaeta associata genome contains the following:
- a CDS encoding helix-turn-helix transcriptional regulator, whose protein sequence is MHSHDFYEIFLVDRGNAIHQVNNLRLPLYAGCLCFVRPDDVHCYVEASEDFRIINIIIPEQIISNLFAFLGSNYDAERLCHSQTPPCVSLDYRDLSSLIRDFEQLILYKKILKEKSDTMYRIAIFNLLTKYFPLQQVQKTSASIPQWLKLLSLQMLTKENFTKGLPTLYKLSGKSPEYVSRACKKYLGKTPSQLVNGIRLEHAAMLLVTTDIPIIEISQDCGFESLSYFYHRFREQYCTTPSEFRKDKTNSDSMVYRMGDLSIKAEIPAAIPINANALKKSRR, encoded by the coding sequence TTGCATTCTCATGACTTTTACGAGATTTTCCTGGTCGACCGGGGCAATGCAATCCATCAGGTAAATAATCTCCGGCTCCCCTTGTACGCAGGGTGCCTGTGTTTTGTCCGCCCGGACGATGTGCACTGCTATGTCGAGGCATCCGAGGATTTTCGGATCATCAACATCATCATTCCCGAGCAGATCATCTCCAACCTGTTCGCTTTTCTTGGGAGCAATTACGATGCAGAGCGGCTGTGCCACTCCCAAACCCCTCCCTGCGTCAGTTTGGATTATCGTGATTTGTCTTCACTTATCCGGGATTTCGAGCAGCTCATCCTGTATAAGAAGATCCTCAAGGAAAAAAGCGATACGATGTACCGGATTGCCATTTTCAATCTTCTTACCAAGTATTTTCCGCTTCAGCAGGTGCAAAAAACTTCTGCTTCCATCCCACAGTGGCTTAAATTGCTTTCGCTGCAGATGCTGACCAAAGAGAATTTCACCAAAGGCCTTCCGACGTTGTATAAACTATCGGGCAAGAGCCCGGAGTATGTTTCGAGAGCTTGCAAGAAGTACCTGGGGAAAACACCATCGCAACTGGTGAACGGCATCCGCTTGGAGCATGCGGCCATGCTGCTTGTCACAACCGATATTCCGATCATCGAGATCAGTCAGGATTGCGGTTTTGAATCCCTCAGTTACTTCTATCACCGTTTCAGGGAGCAGTATTGCACGACTCCGTCGGAGTTCAGAAAAGATAAAACGAACTCCGATTCGATGGTTTATCGCATGGGTGATTTATCAATCAAGGCGGAAATTCCTGCCGCCATTCCCATCAATGCGAACGCCTTGAAGAAAAGCCGACGCTGA
- a CDS encoding GNAT family N-acetyltransferase has product MIGIRTMEEQDISAVRSLILQLASNLGEEFDLDHAHYLLQYQAMQRYPDIYQNYVYSFEGEVVGFLSLVFYRSFFHKKGTVLVNELVVSQEYRNQKIGKALIEYAMQVARELGFNEIEVGVMKENTRALAFYRHNGFDEEYLLLGREFSTREAK; this is encoded by the coding sequence ATGATAGGTATTCGAACGATGGAAGAGCAGGATATCAGTGCTGTCCGCTCTCTGATCCTGCAACTGGCTTCCAATTTGGGTGAAGAGTTTGATCTTGATCATGCACACTATCTGCTGCAGTACCAAGCGATGCAGCGATACCCCGATATCTACCAGAACTATGTCTATAGCTTTGAGGGCGAGGTGGTGGGTTTCCTCTCCTTGGTGTTCTACCGTTCGTTCTTCCACAAGAAAGGTACAGTCTTGGTCAACGAACTGGTGGTGAGCCAGGAATATCGGAATCAGAAGATAGGCAAGGCATTGATCGAGTACGCGATGCAGGTGGCGCGAGAGCTGGGTTTCAATGAGATTGAAGTCGGGGTGATGAAAGAGAACACCCGAGCCCTTGCATTCTACCGCCACAATGGATTCGACGAGGAGTACCTGCTGCTGGGAAGGGAGTTTTCAACCAGGGAAGCTAAGTGA
- a CDS encoding DUF6796 family protein, which yields MPGTTKLNRFMGISAIIAAVLLTAADYLLEFHKEYGVSSSIVETAWLEMPPWRFTVSMYFCMFAIPFYLMGFWLVYKAVSKTNKTLGILIFILFSFGTVMGSPFIHGVMSINPFIYRFGMQNGLRHEALVGFIEGTLTKTILPVFLVHYLVTWVIAPLLLFIHIIGGKSVFKRWTALLNPLAFLLVGVVGLLVYPKLFVYLAPGSINKGNVAMFALATATMWNEEK from the coding sequence ATGCCAGGAACAACAAAACTCAATCGCTTCATGGGTATCAGCGCAATCATCGCAGCAGTATTGCTTACCGCTGCTGATTATCTTTTGGAATTTCACAAGGAGTACGGAGTCTCTTCATCGATTGTAGAGACCGCATGGCTGGAAATGCCCCCCTGGCGCTTTACCGTTTCCATGTACTTCTGCATGTTCGCAATACCCTTCTACCTCATGGGCTTTTGGTTGGTCTACAAGGCGGTGAGCAAGACTAATAAAACCCTGGGCATACTTATTTTCATCCTCTTCTCTTTCGGAACGGTGATGGGCTCTCCCTTCATCCATGGAGTGATGAGCATCAACCCATTCATCTACCGCTTTGGCATGCAAAACGGATTACGTCACGAAGCTCTGGTTGGATTTATCGAGGGGACACTGACAAAAACCATCCTGCCGGTATTTCTTGTCCATTACCTGGTCACCTGGGTCATAGCTCCCCTGTTGTTGTTCATCCACATCATCGGGGGCAAGAGCGTGTTCAAACGCTGGACGGCACTGCTCAATCCCTTGGCCTTTCTGCTTGTCGGAGTAGTCGGCCTTCTGGTGTACCCCAAGCTGTTTGTCTATCTGGCACCGGGTTCGATCAACAAGGGCAATGTGGCCATGTTTGCCTTGGCGACAGCAACGATGTGGAACGAAGAAAAGTAG
- a CDS encoding protein-L-isoaspartate(D-aspartate) O-methyltransferase, with product MDEALLQFFTSLDRSLFLGMQYKGLAKLDRPLPIGLGQTISQPSLVLYMTQQLDLKKNQKVLEIGTGSGYQSAFLAEFCAELYTVELLAELQKQAKERLRGLGYHNIHYKVGDGSLGWAEHAPYDRIMVTAAAKRMPLPLIEQLAPGGIMIIPVGPLGWQELMQVTKDSEGNIEQKKLLDVAFVELVGKYS from the coding sequence ATGGACGAAGCCTTGCTCCAGTTCTTCACCTCGCTCGACCGCTCCCTCTTTCTGGGTATGCAGTACAAAGGCCTTGCAAAGCTTGATAGGCCTTTGCCTATAGGGCTGGGACAGACGATCAGTCAACCAAGCCTTGTCCTGTATATGACACAACAGCTTGATCTCAAGAAAAACCAAAAGGTACTTGAGATTGGTACCGGAAGCGGATACCAAAGTGCATTTCTCGCTGAGTTCTGTGCTGAGCTCTATACCGTTGAGCTGCTTGCAGAGCTGCAGAAGCAGGCAAAAGAACGTCTTCGTGGATTAGGCTACCACAACATCCACTACAAGGTTGGAGACGGGAGCCTCGGCTGGGCCGAGCATGCTCCCTATGACCGGATCATGGTGACTGCTGCTGCCAAACGGATGCCGCTTCCTTTGATTGAGCAACTTGCTCCCGGAGGCATCATGATCATCCCTGTAGGTCCCTTGGGTTGGCAGGAATTGATGCAGGTCACCAAAGACAGTGAAGGCAACATAGAGCAGAAAAAGCTGCTGGATGTTGCCTTTGTGGAGTTGGTCGGCAAGTATAGCTGA
- a CDS encoding GNAT family N-acetyltransferase, producing MITLRPAETKDVEILWTLQKEAFLPLWERHHDAGNPYLRGPEDIRTRLFSPQYHCFCILDDAQIIGGILYATMTNEIEREYYLQRLFIAPERQNQGIGRKAIALCEHELADATLFSVEFPQDLEKNRTCYTKAGFKDTGRRVKTEEGIVLARFEKRIIHPCSGT from the coding sequence ATGATTACCCTACGACCAGCTGAGACCAAGGACGTTGAAATACTATGGACGCTCCAAAAAGAAGCGTTCCTCCCATTATGGGAAAGACATCACGATGCAGGCAATCCGTACCTGCGTGGGCCTGAGGACATAAGGACGAGGCTTTTCTCCCCTCAATATCATTGCTTCTGTATTCTTGACGATGCTCAGATTATCGGAGGCATCCTCTATGCAACCATGACCAATGAAATAGAGCGTGAGTACTATCTGCAGAGACTTTTTATCGCCCCTGAGAGGCAGAACCAAGGTATTGGTCGCAAGGCGATAGCACTGTGCGAGCATGAGCTTGCAGATGCAACGCTTTTCTCCGTTGAGTTCCCTCAGGATTTGGAAAAGAATCGTACTTGCTATACCAAAGCTGGATTCAAGGATACCGGCAGACGTGTGAAAACTGAAGAGGGAATTGTACTCGCAAGATTTGAGAAACGAATTATCCATCCTTGCTCTGGCACGTGA
- a CDS encoding type II toxin-antitoxin system RelB/DinJ family antitoxin gives MDNATVPVLFHMNAELAFNFEKACQELGLTTSEAFTIFATKVARERRIPFEVAVDPFYSKQNIARLKKSIAQMEATGDAVGEVDVRDALC, from the coding sequence ATGGATAATGCAACCGTACCTGTTTTATTTCATATGAATGCAGAGCTGGCGTTCAATTTTGAGAAAGCTTGTCAGGAACTGGGTTTGACTACTTCCGAGGCATTCACGATTTTTGCAACCAAAGTAGCAAGGGAGAGACGCATTCCCTTCGAGGTTGCGGTCGATCCATTCTATAGCAAACAGAATATTGCTCGGCTTAAGAAATCCATAGCGCAGATGGAAGCCACCGGCGATGCAGTTGGCGAAGTGGATGTACGTGATGCTCTTTGTTGA
- a CDS encoding dihydrofolate reductase family protein, producing MKTQYYTAATLDGFLATEDDSLAWLFPLGELDSSSYPAFIAEVGALAMGSSTYEWMLDNIEQVREETGEAWPYTQPVWVFTTRTLPTVEGADIHFVQGDVRAVHEAMRNIAGEKNIWIVGGGDLAGQFHDAGLLDELIIQIGSATLGSGKPLFPRRVLSPVLQLTSVQQPGKNMVELRYSIQRE from the coding sequence ATGAAAACCCAGTACTATACCGCTGCAACCCTCGATGGCTTTCTCGCCACTGAAGACGACTCCCTTGCGTGGTTGTTCCCACTAGGAGAGTTGGACAGCAGCAGCTATCCGGCCTTTATTGCCGAGGTGGGAGCCTTGGCGATGGGCTCCTCCACCTATGAGTGGATGCTTGACAATATCGAGCAGGTACGCGAGGAAACCGGAGAAGCTTGGCCCTACACACAACCGGTATGGGTATTCACCACCCGAACACTTCCAACAGTTGAGGGTGCCGATATTCACTTTGTACAGGGCGATGTACGAGCAGTACATGAGGCTATGCGCAACATTGCTGGAGAAAAGAACATTTGGATTGTCGGCGGTGGAGACCTTGCCGGACAATTCCATGACGCTGGCCTGCTCGACGAGCTCATTATTCAGATTGGTTCGGCTACGCTTGGAAGCGGGAAGCCTTTGTTTCCCAGAAGGGTGCTGAGTCCGGTCTTGCAGCTTACCTCAGTGCAGCAACCGGGAAAGAACATGGTTGAGCTGAGGTACTCGATACAGAGAGAATAA
- a CDS encoding AAA family ATPase produces the protein MKIKSISIGGFKNLKQTRIEVDRIIALVSPNNYGKSNFLQGIDFALTFLSAGEKSRKKMTSWKKGIPLNPNSADDPFFFEVEFHEPSLGEYQYVRYGFSFIWMRDDASGQRITDEWLEMRESESVKYTRYLKRNEGHYRKAKSTNAFRNITLGDYQLAVDTLSSIDDIAYTLVLDRIKHLSFKTCSSLDMDTHYQDVPFELDEPGIPLSYTNDIPKLLNALKETNPERFSLFKEAITTLFPEITDVEVVKARFDAPQGLIKMFSMKNGEGLQSNDKEVPPFKWKNEIQKIFVTNKHMNQPMDITMLSAGTKRLFWIMTILFSSNSDTHLIGIEELETSIHPRLLKQTLELLNEHLGDISLLITSHSPYLVQYLKLERIYIGLPDETGLASFQNIAKSKAKSLVGTSQDLGLSVGEYLFDLMAGDSKSSLILKHFIKG, from the coding sequence ATGAAAATAAAAAGCATATCCATAGGTGGATTCAAGAATCTGAAACAGACAAGAATCGAGGTCGATCGCATAATCGCGCTGGTTTCACCGAATAATTATGGTAAATCCAATTTTCTCCAGGGAATTGACTTTGCATTGACGTTCTTGAGTGCCGGGGAGAAAAGCCGAAAGAAGATGACTTCTTGGAAGAAAGGGATTCCATTGAACCCGAACTCCGCGGATGATCCGTTCTTCTTTGAGGTTGAGTTCCATGAACCTTCATTGGGGGAATACCAATATGTCCGGTATGGTTTCTCATTCATATGGATGCGAGATGATGCATCAGGCCAACGGATTACCGATGAATGGCTGGAAATGAGAGAAAGCGAGAGTGTCAAATATACAAGGTATCTGAAGCGAAATGAAGGCCACTACCGGAAAGCAAAATCCACAAACGCCTTCAGGAACATCACCCTTGGTGATTATCAGTTGGCGGTCGACACCCTGTCTTCCATCGATGACATCGCTTACACTCTTGTGCTCGATCGCATCAAGCATCTCTCGTTCAAGACATGCTCATCCCTGGATATGGATACTCACTATCAGGATGTTCCATTCGAACTGGATGAGCCGGGCATTCCTCTCTCTTACACCAACGATATCCCTAAACTGCTCAACGCTCTCAAGGAAACCAATCCAGAAAGATTTTCTTTGTTCAAGGAAGCCATCACAACACTCTTCCCTGAGATCACCGATGTGGAAGTGGTGAAGGCAAGATTCGATGCCCCTCAAGGATTGATCAAGATGTTCTCCATGAAGAATGGAGAGGGGCTTCAAAGCAACGATAAAGAAGTCCCCCCATTCAAATGGAAAAATGAAATCCAAAAGATCTTTGTGACAAACAAACATATGAACCAGCCTATGGACATCACCATGTTGTCAGCAGGGACCAAGCGCCTGTTCTGGATCATGACCATACTGTTTTCCAGCAACTCGGATACCCATCTGATAGGCATTGAGGAACTGGAGACCAGCATCCATCCGAGACTCTTGAAGCAGACCCTGGAACTTCTCAACGAGCACTTAGGCGACATCTCCCTTCTCATCACAAGCCATTCACCCTATCTTGTCCAATACTTGAAATTGGAGAGAATCTATATCGGCCTCCCCGATGAGACAGGTCTGGCCTCCTTTCAGAACATTGCCAAAAGCAAAGCAAAATCTTTAGTCGGCACATCCCAAGATCTTGGGCTCTCTGTGGGAGAGTACCTGTTTGACTTGATGGCGGGCGATTCCAAGTCCAGCCTCATCCTCAAGCACTTCATCAAGGGTTGA